The sequence below is a genomic window from Babesia bigemina genome assembly Bbig001, chromosome : II.
ACGAACTCACAGCGGTCGCCCTCGCAGGTCAGCTCGCCTACGAGCGCGCCCGtgccgccgctgccgaCGAATAGCACGTCCTTCCTCACGCGGTTGCGATCCTGGAGTTCGGGTGGCAGCGACGCCTCAAGCGGGCGCGCCAGCTGTAGCAGCCTGGCCTCCTCGATGAACGGCAGCAGAGCCACCCACTGGTACTTGTAGCGTTTGCCGTTGGGGTCCTCCCGGAATTGCGTGGGGTAGAAGCTGGCGATGGGCGACTCGGGGTCGGTCATGAGATGACGCAGCTCGCCGGGCAGGCAGTGCGCCGAGCGGATGGGCATCACactcagcagctgctgaaacGGGGTGTACGGCTCGCCGTAGTCGAAGCTGAACTCCATCCCCTCGAACTTCAAGTCGGAACAGAAGGGCGCGTAGTGGAACGGGTAGAACCATCCCCAGCTGGCACAGCCCTGGTAGTAGTAGCGCAGCACCCAGCACATGCCCTTCACGTATTCTGCCGCCACTGTGGCGGCGAACGCGGACACGTCATCGGTTTCCGATAGATTGAACTTTTGCCGATAGTAGGCAGCTTTCCACAGCTTGGAGTCGTTCAGCGACAGGTCGATGGGCTCCACCGGGTCGGCGATCTCACGGTGCGCCTTGAGCAGCTCGTCGCAACGCTTCTTGAACGCGGCTGCCACGTCGAGCTCCGACATTGACGCCGCGCTTTTACAATCGGCGTTGTCGGTTTCGGACGCCGACGACCCATCCGACCCTTTCAAAGGGCCGACACTAGAGGCGGTGCCGTGGCCATTTGTCGTATGCGGTACTTCGTCCGGCGAACCACCTACTTTGGATGGATTCGCACCGCTCGGGGCGGTGCCACGTGTAGACAAGCTGCGATCTGAATTCTGAGCATGGTGGGTATCCCTGGACGACTCGTCCGCTGCCGCCTTTTGTGACTCCTGTTGTGCCCGGCGCGCCTTCTGGCGCTGCTTGAAATCCTGCTCCGTTCGAAAGACGTCGTCCTCCACACGAGCGATGAACGACACAAACCGCTCCACCTGGGGGAAGTTAATCTCGCCCTCGTTTGTTAGGTAGTCGCCCAGATCTGGGAGCACGCTCTGGTACAGCAGGATCATCTGGTCGATTGAGCCCCCGGGGATCGACACCGATGGCAGGTGCGGCAAAAAGTCGTTGCCGCAGAAGAAACACATCAGGACCAGGTCGTCGATGCAGCGCTCGAAGGCTATCGACCCCCCGCCACCGCTCCAACCCGCGGGgaagtacagctggtgCGATAGGTACTCCCGCAACACGGGGATGCGCAAAAACTGCATCGGCTTCCAGTTCTGCCGCAGCATTGAGCGGTAGGACTTGTCGCTCCGGAGCTTGGTGCACCCGGACAGCGGGTTCGCCTGCGCAGCTAGAACCGCCTTGCGGATCTCCTGTTCAGGTTTGCGCGTCGTAGGGATGATGACGGCGATCTCCCGGATGATGTAGAAGTTGACCTCGTGGGTGGCCAGACCCAGCATGATCAGGTCGGCGTCCATCCCGTGCAGCACGTGGCGGGTGTTGGGGTCGTGCTGCGGCGAGTGCCGCTGGTTCCTGATGAAGTTCATGATCTTGTGCTCGCCCTCGCCCGGCACGTTCGGGTCCGAGTATATCACGTGGATGCGCGACCACGACTCGAACACGCGGCGCCGCTCCTCGATGAACGACACGACGCGGCGACTCAGCTCGTGCATGAACGGGGTGCCCGGCGTGATCACGTTGCTGTCCCAGCGCTTCTCCTTCGGCGGCACGACGATGTTCTTGCTGGCGAACTCCGCGGCCACCTTCTCGTACGTCGAAGCCTCCAAATCGGCCTCCGCCGCCGATTTGAACCTGCGGGACCGCTGCTGGTTCATCTTGGCCCGAGGCGCGACGCCGTCGATGGCAAGGAACAGCAACTTGCGGGGGCGCACCAGGTAGAAGAGACGGTCCAGGTAGTCGAATATACACTGGAACATCACCTCCTCCGATGGCGGCTGTTCCAGTCCTTCGGGGTGGCAACAGGGGTGGATCAGACCGTTCATGTCTACATAGAGATTGTCGAATTCCCCGTTCGGGTTCGGCATGAGCAGGTCCATCCCGAAGGATTCCACGTCGCTGAAGTCCACATCGCGCTCGTTCAGGTCATCCTTCACGTCCTGTACCACACGCGGGTACCGGCTGCAAAGCCAGCGATAAAAGGTCGGTACTCCCATCTCACGGGATGCGCCGCAGCCCGCACGGAACTGGCGTGCGGTGGGCCCTTAGAAAATGAACGCCGCTGGGAGTCGCGGCGGCGTACGGAAAGTGGATGTCTCAACGCTGGCGGAGCTACTGGAATCTTGGGTGGCAATCCAGCCGCTGCTGAGACGCGCTACACGGCGCCCAGCAGCTCACACATCCCTATACAACAGTCGGCTAGTGCAGCCTGTTTGGCGGCGGGGCGCCCTGGCGACCTCCGGGAGCTGATGCGTGTGGTCGCTAACACAGATGTGCGTGAGCCCAGCGCGCGGATTAAACCTGCGCGCCGGATAATTTAgtgcttaggtgatcagtgcgTATGATGTGTGTTTTATAGACGGGTGCGTAGTCTCGCTGTTCGGCGATAGATTGTGCTGACACCCGGCGCATCGCTGATGTCAGGGCCTCGGGCGCGGGGACGTTGACCACGATCACTTCACTTCCGAAGAAATAAAAACGAGACATCACCTGATCCCACGCATGCTTTCTTTCATAGAAAAGCGGCATCATGGGAGTCGAGGCGACGCTCATTTGCGTCGATAACTCGGAGTACTCTCGCAACGGGGACTTCTCCCCGAGCAGGCTGGCCGCGCAGGTCGATGCCAGCGGACTTATCGCAAGCGCGAAGCTCTCGGAGCACTTTGAGAACACTGTGGGTATCGTCTGCTTCGCTGGCCGGGGCTCCAGGCTCATCGCCGCGCCCTCAAACGACCTCGGCACATTCCTCTCCGGGCTGCAGCTGGTCACACCTTACGGCGAGAGCGAGTTCATCAAGGGGATACAAACCGCCCAGCTTGCGCTCAAGCACAGGCTCAACAAGtcccagcagcagcgcatcaTCTGCTTCTTCGCAAGCCCTATCAAGGAGGACCGCACACACTACGTTATGCTGGGGAAACTGCTCAAGAAAAACAACGTCTCCATCGACATCATCAACCTGTGCAACGATGTGGCGACCGAGGAGAAACTCGCAGCGCTCCACGCCGCGGTCAACAACAACGACACCTCGCACTACCTCCACTGCAAGGCGGGGGGCGACATGCTGCTCAGCGAGATGATACTCAACTCGCCCATCATGCAGGGCACGGACGTCGGCGGCATGGCAGCCGGCTACAACTCAAACCTGGGCGACTTCGGCGTGGACCCCGAGATGGACCCGCAGCTCTACATGGCACTGCGCATGTCCCTGGAGcaggaggaggagcgcgTCCGCAAGGAGACCGCGAAACACGCCGCAAACAACGGCGCCGAGCATCCGACGCAGACGCTGACCATCGCCGACGTCGAAAACCAGATCAAGGACATGGCGGCCATCCAGATCGTCCCACTCCCGAGGGTCATGGAGATGGTCATGACCTCGGAGGGaaacccggagctgctggagtcgcTGATATACTCGCTGCCGGAAGTCGACCTGGAGGACGAGCGCTTCAAGGTAAGCAAATCCACCGCCACACCCTACACCAACGTTGCAGGAGCTGGTCGACAAACTCAAGGAGCTCCTGCCCATGCTCCCGCTGGGATGATTTTTAACATGAGGCACACGGCCTGCCCGGCGCAACTGCAGCTCGTGGGGGTTGTGACACTTTAATGACAACGTAGCTGAACACTCATTTCAAAAAAAAACGAAatggcagctccgatgtgTCTGCGGGGTACCCGGATTTCCTAGTGGAGCGCACGCATGCAGCACTTCAGGAAACACCAACGTGCGCACGACTCGTCCGATCGACATCGTTTCAACGACACGAAGAAGCAGGGGAGGTGGATCGGAGGGACACTCTTCAGTTGTTACCATCCATTTGGTCAGAAGGCGAAGACGAAATGGCATCGCAACCCGCTACGCACGTATAACTGTAACAACTGATGGAGGGATGGCTGACGCACTGGTGTATCGGCTGGAGGCTCTGTTAAGCTAGTGGAACGTATTAGACACATCGACTGTTTTGTGCTATCAACCAAAGGTGATACGGAGGCGATGCAACACGATAAATACGTAAGCAAAACCATTATTTTTACGGCGTGTATGCGTTAGACGCGCCGCCAGTGGCCACCATCCGCGGATGTGTAACGTCGATAGGCATTAGGCGCTGAGCTGCGTCCTCCGGCACTGCGGTTGAAATTGCCGGCATTTCACGTGATCAACAGTCCGATAATAAAGAATACAAGCTGCTTGCAAAGTAACGTGTATGTGAAGGGCCGTGCCCTCGTCTACCGCGCCGGGCACACCCTGCACATCTGAGCCGGACCGCTCTGCCACTACAGATGCCTATCATACGCCGGACTCAATTCAGAAGATTTGTGAAAATGAGTCGTGTGTTCgcctcgccgctgcacggcgGCCTCGAGTTCGACGGCGAAGAGGAATGCTACAAAACGAGCACGGGCTTCGAGTTCCACCCGGGGTCGTGCGCCGCGAAAAACTCCATCAGGGAACGCCTCAACGCACACTTCGCTCCCTCGCTCGCCGAGCCGCGGATACCGGTGGCGGAGGCGCTGGAGCGGGCGTGCAAGCTCTCGGTCGAGTGCATCAAGACCGAGGAGCTGCAGGCGTTGCTCGAGCGGAAGGACTACGTGCCGATCAGCTACGATGGCTTCGAGCCCTCGGGCAGAATGCACATCGCCCAGGGCATATGCAAGGCCCACAAGGTCAACGAGCTGAAGAAGATGGGCATCCGCAGCGTGATGTGGATCGCCGACTGGTTCGCCGTGCTCAACGACAAACTCGGCGGCGACATGGCGAACATCAGGCTGGTGGGCGAGTACTTCAAGCAGGTCTGGCGCGCGTCGGGGATGGACATGTCCGCCGTTGAGTTCCTCTGGGCGAGCGAGGAAATCAACAAGAACCCCGACCTCTACTGGAGGCTCGTCATGGACATCAGCCGGTCGTTCAACATCACGCGGTTCAAACGCTGCAGCGAGGCCTTGGGGCGTGCCGAGGGCGACAACAGGCCGGCGGCGTCCCTGCTGTACCCCGCCATGCAGTGCGCCGACATCTTCTACATCGGGGCGgacatctgccagctgGGACTCGACCAGCGCAAGATCAACATGCTCGCCAGGGAGTACTGCGAACTCAAAAACGTGGGCGCCAGGCCGATCATCATGTCGCACCACATGATGCCCTCGCTCGCGCACCAGGGGGGCAAGATGTCCAAGTCGGTGCCGAACTCGGCCATCTTCATGGAGGACACGGAGGCGGAGGTCAACGCCAAGATCAAGAGCGCATGGTGCCCGGAGAAGGAAGTGACGGACAACCCGTGCATCGCCTACTTCGACCTCATCGTGTTCCCGCATTTCAAGACGGTCACCATCCCGCGGAAGCCCAAAAACGGAGGTAAGCAATCGGTAGCACGCCACCGGCCATGCCCGCGGACGGCGGACTGGCCAACCACCGTGTTGCGGCACAAACTGACACCCATGCAGGCGACGTGACCTACGACTGCCAGGAGAAGTTGGAGGAGGACTACAAGTCAGGAGCGCTGCACCCCGCCGACCTCAAGCCGGCGCTGGCCAGCTACATCAaccgcctgctgcagcccGTCAGGGACTACTTCCAGAACAACCCCGAGGCCAGCAAGCTCGCGAAGCAGGTCGCggagctgcagaagctcAAGGCACCGGCGGAGGAGAAGGACAAATAGAGGACCATGAGGGCGGCGACGGCAGGCGCGCAACCCGCCCCTCACCCTCACAATGCAGCATAGCGGGTGCCTGACGCGAACCGCAACACACGCAATAATCACGCTAAATGCACAGCAGTGGTGTCTAGAAGTATTATACTGGGTTCAGTGTCTTCGACGCCTAGACCCCGTTGCTCCGATCGTCTGCGGCTGCGCCGCCCAGATGGCGCCTGAGACGTTGCGTGGCGCCATCCCGGGCCCGCGCGCGTGCCACTCAGTCGCTCTCAGCAATGTGAGTCAGGTAGGTCTCAATCTCCTGCTCGCTGAGCTGGCGGAACACGGGGTTGTCGCGGGTGCAGATCGCAACCTCGATGCTCTTGGCGCCGTTAAGCTGGTCGTACGCGTCGATGGCGATCATAGCCTTGATGGCCTCGACAGTGACCCGCGTCTCAGCGCCGCCGGTGAGGTGGTGCGACTCGGTGTCCACCTCGAGGTCAGACTTGACCTTCTCCTTCAACGTGACGGTCTCACGCTGCTTCAGGATGCGCTCCAACGCGTTCTCGCCTTCCTGGTCCTTTGCGCCCACGCTGCACGCCTACGGCGTCGTGTGTCAGGAGCACAACGCCACTCACCTTGTACCCGCTGAACCATCCCGACGCGTCGAATTTGTAGATGACCGGGCCGTTCTCCTCGTCGATGGCCATTATCAGGCCGGCTGCGGCGGTATGGAGGCACGGACTGGCAAGAACTCACTGCAGGCGCGGAGGCGCATGTACGCGTGCTGGGTGTAGACCTGGTTAATGTCCGCCAGCTTCTCGCACAGCACACGCGCGGGGATGTTGCATCCATACTTGTACTGGTACTCGAGCGCGATCTCGCGGCTCTTGTAGAGAATGCTCATACAGTCGCCTGCAAACAGTCAGTGGCAGTCCAGTTTGGCTGTACATGGGCGGGGCAAGCGGGTAGAGCGAGCCCGGAGCAAAGAACGGACGCACATGGATCGTGAGACAAACGGAGCGGCCGAAGCGGCAACACCTACCTGGAAAACCGATGAGAAGGGCCATGACCTCGTCAGTGATGTGGTAGAGGTGCGTAACGGAGGACTGGTCAAGCAGCACGTCCTGAAAAACTTGTACGCCGGCACGTAGACCACCAACCTGATTGCCCTGCTGGGCCGACAGCTTTTTCTGCGAAACCACTGCGATCGCGTTGTCATCCTTCACGGCCAATCCAGTCAGGTTGGAGCATTTGACCGCCCGGAGCGCGTACTCTGCGAAAGCTGCACAGGACCACCCGGCGACCTACCGAGCTGGTACAACTTGCCATCGGGAGAGAAGATCGTGATGTGGCGGTCGTACCCTACATTGTTAGACCGCACCATTTTTTCTAAGTGCGTAAAAATGGAACGTGACCTGCCGTCCGCCGGCGACGTGCGCAGCCTACGTGCGACGTGTTGTTGGGGCCGTCAAGCGACCGCAGTGCCCGAAAGGCGCGAAAACGCGACACATTACACGTTAACCGCCATTGTATGGCCGGATAAGTTAGTTGGCTGTCGGCGGTGCGTTTGCCAAGACCGCGGCTATGGACAGACACACCCGTACGGCAGCCGGGGCTGTCTGAGCCTTCTCAACTACGCGTGCACTTACGCACGCAACGTTGCAGCGTAGAAGCTAGAAATCGTGTATTTAGATGCAGCGGGGTGGGAACAATTCACACATCCGTCGTTATCGTTGCCAATTTGTGGAACGAGTCCTTTCCTTGCCTAGGCATCCGGAGTACGCTGGCGGGGCTCCTACCAGCACCTAGCGATTACGAGAGTCGTATACGTGCATAGTGCGCCTTTTGTCTGTTGGAGTTCATAAAATCGCCATAAAATGCGAAACCCATTTAGCCTGTACATCCGTGCATTCCACCATGAGCTGTGCCAAACCGCTTGCTGCAGGCGGCTGTTTTCCGGAACTAGCACTGGGTCGCAAGTGCGAACGGTCGTGTATAACACCACAATCGCAAGCTACGTGCGCCTGATGCGTCAGATGGACCCGCCCTTTACGCAGACAAAACAGGAATGGTGGACCTCGCAGATCGAGGAGGGGTTGATGCGTGGGCCACGACCCGCAGCGCGAAGGAAACGCGAAAAGGGAGATGCAGTCGCTACAGCCCTGGATAACTATGAGTGGGCTCTCGAAGAAAACCGTCGTGATTTTGAACGGGTTTCGGATGTGGTGCGAAGGGAAGCTGCTAAAATCACTGACGGGATGCAAGAAAAATTGGAATATGAAGTCATCGGAGATCACGCTTATTTCGTCGTAAACAGCAGCGCGTTCAATCACGAAGGTGGACGTGGGCAAGCCGGCGGTGTAGTGGAAGATGAGGACCGTGTATGCCTGGTGAGGGCGGGCCTGCCGAATCGCAGGGGGATGAATCGCAAAAGGCAGCCGAGGGGACAGCCATCAGAAGCCGATGAACCTTATATCATCGGCAGACAACAGGGCGTCCTGGACTTCGGGAACATCGTCGATGGGAGAGGCAACCTCGTAAGCAATATACGGAGCATGCGAGTAGGGCAAACGCGTCACCCGAACGCCGTACTGGCCCTAGTTCACGACGCGTCTAATCCTGATATGGGCAAGGAAGTGCACTTCGTTGCAATAAACTGCGTGAAGAAGAAAGGATACCACCCGAAAGGCGGTGCGAAAATACGGAATGTTCCCAAGGTGTTGCCTGACTATCTCACCGGAGTGGACGAACTGCACTTCCTTCCGCGAGGAGGGGCGAGAGACAGGCACTGTGCCCGTGTGTTCTATACGCTAGTTAACGAGCAAGAAAGGGCTTGGCAGCTGCGAGTAGCCTACGTATGCACAAGCAACGGTAAAATCACCAACGACAGGCCCGTGTACACCGAACGCGACCCGACAAAATACGTCGCGATCCACAAAACGAAGGATGGGCGGATGCTGATTGTGGCGGCGCTTTCGCATGGCCGGACGTTTGAAACCTTCTGCATAAAAGCCAACGCAACTCCCAAATTGTACCGCGTGCCGTTGGCCTCTGATACCAAGGCGTTTCTGGAGCACAGGCAAAATCACTTGTATGCTGTCCGCCACGTCACAGTCAATGACACTGGAGATATGGAATCACGAGCAAGTTTGAACTACCGGAAATTCGCATCTATGGACAATGTTAAAGCGCAGGGGATCGACTCATCACGGTACGACGGTGGATGCGTGCATGGAAAAAATCAGTGGCATACGCACGACACGTCATTGTTATGGGCGGTGTCAAAGATGGACGACAGAGCACTGATACCAAACTTCAAAAGAAGCAAAAGAGTGGAAGCTGTTGCTGCTCGTGCTTGTGGTGAGATTTACCGTGGTGGATCCGGCCGGTGGAAAACGGTTGCGACTTTTGACCACCGAGTCGTTGCCGACATAGACATGATGTATCGCGGACTGGTTATATACGCCATGGCACCCCCTTCTACGCCAACCATACTTGTGATGCCCTTTTGTGCATTGAAATCACGCGGCAAAGGAATCGATGGACGCGGTAATCGCAACGGGCTCTGTGAGGTCGACCTGCCCCTCAGGGTTGGGGCCATCGAACCCCAAGGAAACTCAAACTTCGGAGCAACCAAGGTGGCAATTGTTATCAATGCGCCTGGGACGCGTGATATCAAGTGCTATCTAGATCTAGATGTTGTCCGTGAAGCCAGCAGTAAAACGGATCCTCGGCGGGGCAATGGTGATAGCGAGACCAAGGCAGCATCACGGGTGACCGAAGCACGTAGCAGGAACCCAACGTTCCAGGGCGCGGAGCTCCGCAACAACGTTGTAAGATCTTCCCTGCAAACGCTGACGTGCGTTGGAGACGTGCCAAGCACACACCACCATGTCTGCCACGTAGCTACAAGAGATGGTACCTGCAGGGTGCCGGTCACCCTCATCAAGAAGGCTTCGAATACGCAAACGCGGTTCGCTGCAGCAGATTCGGTGCTATCTAGTTTTCAAAATACAGGGAATAAGTGCGTAGTGTATGTGTATGGCGCATACGGTCAGTGCCTTCAGGTCAACAATGACGTCGAGCACAACGTTCTGCTGGCTCTGGGATACACGCTGTGTTTCGCTCACGTGAGAGGAGGGGGGGAAATGGGTAACAGTTGGCACGTCGATGCTACCAAAAGCGAGAAACACCGCGGGATCACAGACCTCGCGGATGTGCTGGAATTCCTTCTGGCAAAAAGCATAGCCCAGCGCAATAAACTCGCCATTGCTACCAcctctgcgggcggggtccTTGGCGGGTGCATATACAACATGCTCCCAGGTTTATGCAGCTGCGTACTGCTCAAGCTTCCCTTCCTAGACGTCCTGGATGCGATCGCGGACCCGTCCAAGCCGCTGACGCAGCTTGAGCTCGAGGAATTCGGCGGCATGGATGACATCAGCGTCGATGAAGTCTACTCATATAATCCGTGCAGCAACGCCAGAACCAAGGCCGGCGCGAAGCCGGCGTTGGTCATCCAGTGCAACGCGGAAGACGCAAGGGCGCCCTGGCGGCACAGCGCCGGCTTCGTCGCGCTCAACGGCCGACACTGCAGCAACATTTTCATGAAGATCACGCACGGATCCCATGTGGACGGCTCTAGCCAGGAGGAGCGGTTGCAGCTGATAGCCGAGAGGGTTCAAATCCtcgagcagcagctcggAGAAGAAGGCCGACTTGCGTGCCGCGGAGCGGCTGAGATCAGCGACTATCTATAAATATTCTTTCAGTAGGATTATTAAAATGTGATCACATGCCTGTCTTGTATACGCATTGAATAGTTGGACGGACTATCTGCAGGCCGACGCGCCGGGCACACCGACTGGAACGGACTCGCCGAAACTCAAAGCGGAGACAGGTGAAGTCATCCAACACACCTACAATCGCAATCATGACGAGCCTCTACGATAACATTTCGGACTTCTGGACCTCGGATGAGGAGCAGAAGGACGAGCCGAGACCCAATGAGCTCAGCCTAGGAACAGTAAGACAGGATGCAAGCGCCTTCAAAAGGGAATATCATCCCCTGGACTTCTCTCAAGCGTTCACTAACCCGCTGGATTCCATGTCGTGGGTGCCGATAATGGATCAGGCGGAGCTGAAGGACTCCCCGTTCGACCTACTGGATAAAGATGACCACGACAGCTGCTTCGACATCGACGTTGACCTGCTGGAAAAGCAGCTGTTTGGTGACTCCATGGACTTCGCCGACAATGAGCCCGAGTTCAACCTGGCAGACATGGCGACCGAACTCGACGCCATGACACGCGGAGGCGTCGACCAACTGACTGAGCCTCATTTGGGGCAGACAGGAGCAAGCAACGTCGAGATAGCTGCAGAGCAACCACAAGGTTTGTATGCATTATTTGTATATTGCATTAATGTTGAGCCAACAAGTGGTTGGATTTGTCCAACGGGAACTCAACCGCTTTATTATATTACCTGATGCACCAACTTAAACGCCGTGCAGAGCCGTGGCCAGCCTCACAGCATAGGACATCTATAATCAAGATAAAGCCTGTTAATGAGTCTGAGGAGCCAGTAGAGGCGGCCATGGTAGTGCCGAAGCCGGATGACGAAAAGAGCTACATACGCACCAAGTGGTCAATCGTTGACGACTCCTCGCTACCGGAGACTGAAAACTATATAATCGAATACCCATTCGAGCTTGACGATTTCCAGAAACGTGCGATCCACCACCTCCACAGGATGAAGCATGTTTTCGTGGCGGCACATACGTCGTCGGGGAAGACAGTGGTAGCGGAGTACGCCGTGGCGCTCGCCATAAGCAGGGGGAAGAAGGCCGTGTACACTAGCCCCATCAAGGCCCTCAGCAACCAGAAGTATCGCGAATTCACGAAACGGTTCGGAAGTGAAGCAGTCGGTATCATCACGGGTGACGTCTCGTGCAATCCGAACGCAGCGTGCCTTATAGTCACGACCGAAATTTTGCGCAACCTCCTATATAGAGGAGATGCCATAATCGGGCAAATAGGAGTTGTCATTTTTGACGAGGTCCACTACATAAACGACGTCAACCGCGGTGTGGTGTGGGAAGAGGTGTTCATCATGCTACCCAAGTCGCTGCAGTTGGTCATGCTCAGCGCCACCGTGCCCAACTACACTGAGTTCGCAGATTGGATAGGAGCCATCATGGAACGCGAGGTCATCACCATAGTCACAAGCAAGCGTCCGGTGCCGCTCATGCACTTCTTATACATATACGGGCGCGTcttcctgctgctggacaatAAGGGCTTCAACAAGGACGCGTATCACCAAATGTACAAGTACTCCACGCTAACAAAGAGCGGTAACGTAAAGCGCACCACCTTCAAGGGCCACGTGCAGAAACTCCAGCGGCTCATCAGGTTGCTCGAGACGGCGCACAAGCTACCAGTGGTGCTATTCTGCTTCAACAGGGCCAAGTGCGAGGCATATGCACGGGAAATGCCCAATCTCAACCTGAGTTACACCCAGGTACAGCGGTCCCGGATACACCTCTTCCTCAAGGAGTCGCTCAGCAGCATCAGCGAAAGCGACCGAAATCTGGCGCAGGTCAGAAGCATCATAAAGTTGCTCTACAGGGGGATCGGCGTGCATCATTCGGGCTTGTTGCCACTTATGAAAGAGATAGTAAGTTTTTGTGCACTGAGGAACTGATGGCCCGCAGGTGGAGATACTCTTTTCCAGAGGACTCATAAAAGTGCTCTTCGCAACGGAAACCTTCGCCATGGGGGTGAACATGCCTGCCCGGTCTGTGATTTTCACCTCCATACACAAGCACGATGGACAAAAGACGAGGCACCTCACTGCCTCCGAGTACACGCAAATGGCTGGGAGAGCAGGCAGGAGGGGCCTCGACTCGTTCGGAAGCGTTTACATATTCTGCCCGGATGACCCGCCGGACTTGCAGGACCTCACCAACATGATGTTCGAAAAGTCGACGAAGCTGGAAAGCAGGTTTAGAATCACCTATAACATGCTCCTGCAAGTCCACTCGAGAGAGCACATGAACATCACGGAAATGATGCTGAAGTCGTTCAAAGAGAATGACAAAATGAAGAATATTCCTATCTTCAAGCGTGATGGGGTGCGCAAACGACAGGAGCTGCTCACGCTGCCAAAGGTGGACTGTATATACGGCGAACCCAGCATCGAAGAGTACCACCGGCTAGATATGCTCTCTAGGCGTATCGCCAACAGCCTCCACGAAAATCTCTGGAACCACAGGGAGAACGCGCAGATATTCAAAGCAGGGCGGGTCCTAATGGTCCATTCGCTAGGGTTTTGCAACACAAGCTCCTACGCGTGCATTATCGCGTCCTCAAAGGGCAAGGCTCTCGAACTCAAGGTCCTGTTGCTGCTACCGGACTTGTACGACGAATCCAAAGCAACGGGGACCATACATACCACCATTAGTGCGTACAATCACGCGGAAATCAGGTTCGCGATTTGTGAGTCTATCGACGTACGCAATGTCTCTTTTGTATACAACAATGTAGTCAACGTGAAAAACACGAACGCCAGCTTCGGAGATACCAAGGAAATCGGAGTGGCGCTCATGGCGTCTGTAGCGTCAGAGCTGCACAAATTGGTAGACACCAAGAAACTGGAGCTCCTTGTGTTCAACAAGCAGCTCAAGCAGACGTCGCTGCAGTTCTACGGGGTTGTGCTCAAACAGCGCGACATATACCACGAGATGTCGAAAAACAAGTGCACCAACTGCCACCTGAAGGACAAGCACTATTCCGTGCAGGCGCGCGTGAAGGAGTGCCAGCGTGAAATCGAGGAAATCAGCGCCAACCTTAAAGAGGAGTCGCTGCACGCCTACGACGAGATGATCTCGAAGGTGGAGGTGCTCAAGCAACTCGAGTTCCTGGATGAGCACGGTAAGCCAACGGTCAAGGGG
It includes:
- a CDS encoding helicase with zinc finger motif protein, putative; amino-acid sequence: MTSLYDNISDFWTSDEEQKDEPRPNELSLGTVRQDASAFKREYHPLDFSQAFTNPLDSMSWVPIMDQAELKDSPFDLLDKDDHDSCFDIDVDLLEKQLFGDSMDFADNEPEFNLADMATELDAMTRGGVDQLTEPHLGQTGASNVEIAAEQPQANKWLDLSNGNSTALLYYLMHQLKRRAEPWPASQHRTSIIKIKPVNESEEPVEAAMVVPKPDDEKSYIRTKWSIVDDSSLPETENYIIEYPFELDDFQKRAIHHLHRMKHVFVAAHTSSGKTVVAEYAVALAISRGKKAVYTSPIKALSNQKYREFTKRFGSEAVGIITGDVSCNPNAACLIVTTEILRNLLYRGDAIIGQIGVVIFDEVHYINDVNRGVVWEEVFIMLPKSLQLVMLSATVPNYTEFADWIGAIMEREVITIVTSKRPVPLMHFLYIYGRVFLLLDNKGFNKDAYHQMYKYSTLTKSGNVKRTTFKGHVQKLQRLIRLLETAHKLPVVLFCFNRAKCEAYAREMPNLNLSYTQVQRSRIHLFLKESLSSISESDRNLAQVRSIIKLLYRGIGVHHSGLLPLMKEIVEILFSRGLIKVLFATETFAMGVNMPARSVIFTSIHKHDGQKTRHLTASEYTQMAGRAGRRGLDSFGSVYIFCPDDPPDLQDLTNMMFEKSTKLESRFRITYNMLLQVHSREHMNITEMMLKSFKENDKMKNIPIFKRDGVRKRQELLTLPKVDCIYGEPSIEEYHRLDMLSRRIANSLHENLWNHRENAQIFKAGRVLMVHSLGFCNTSSYACIIASSKGKALELKVLLLLPDLYDESKATGTIHTTISAYNHAEIRFAICESIDVRNVSFVYNNVVNVKNTNASFGDTKEIGVALMASVASELHKLVDTKKLELLVFNKQLKQTSLQFYGVVLKQRDIYHEMSKNKCTNCHLKDKHYSVQARVKECQREIEEISANLKEESLHAYDEMISKVEVLKQLEFLDEHGKPTVKGRIATYLTTGDEITLTETIVQNVLSGLEPEECAAILSAFIHNDRAPEKEVPAPTQAIQRARDAVLDLHNKIDVVQRALNVNVSREEHASLCNFSLSYVIYQWATGTPFNEIMQFTDLQEGHIVRAITRLDELCRKIGQVAHINGDEELQNKIEKVSNSIKRGIVFMPSLYLS